The following proteins come from a genomic window of Bacteroidales bacterium:
- a CDS encoding PQQ-binding-like beta-propeller repeat protein, with translation MKLSLPQVSGTGWMIIVSMILVSSCTNASNKNWPQFRGPDARMIAEGENLPDEWGEDLNVAWTYEVEGDGWASPVVWGNRIFLATVVPEKINKPGEGGDSAGQENQNLYLMDVYRWEVSCVDLLTGEEIWKRVARRGNPRTSRHPNTNYAGETPVTDGEKVYVYFGMNGLYCFTLEGELVWEKDLGAYETQNGWGTGASPLLYEGRLYVQVDNEENSFLLALDPESGEEIWRVKRDEKTSYSTPFIWKNSKRTELVTGGLRARSYDPLTGELFWELRMDGRYSIPGPVASDTLLFMGNAGFRDVPGTFFAIKAGAEGDISPDSISASREGLAWFKADAPTGNPSPLLYEGLLYLLGSRGGELACLDAETGEIVYQEKLDGVGACWASPWAHADKIFFTDERGITKVIRAGREFEFLHENSLDDRFWASVAVAGDAYIFKGDKKLYCIKK, from the coding sequence ATGAAACTTTCCCTTCCTCAAGTATCCGGAACCGGATGGATGATCATTGTATCTATGATCCTTGTAAGTTCCTGCACTAATGCGTCAAACAAAAACTGGCCACAGTTCAGGGGGCCCGATGCCCGTATGATTGCCGAAGGCGAGAATCTGCCGGATGAATGGGGGGAGGATCTGAATGTGGCATGGACCTATGAAGTTGAGGGTGATGGCTGGGCTTCACCTGTTGTATGGGGCAACAGGATCTTCCTGGCTACGGTGGTCCCTGAGAAAATTAATAAACCAGGGGAGGGGGGAGATTCCGCCGGACAGGAAAACCAGAACCTCTACCTGATGGATGTTTATCGCTGGGAAGTCAGCTGTGTGGACCTTCTCACCGGGGAGGAGATATGGAAAAGAGTAGCCCGCAGGGGCAATCCGAGGACTTCCAGGCACCCCAATACCAATTATGCCGGGGAGACTCCTGTAACGGATGGAGAGAAAGTATATGTCTATTTTGGCATGAATGGGCTGTACTGCTTTACCCTGGAGGGAGAGCTGGTCTGGGAAAAGGACCTGGGTGCGTATGAGACCCAGAACGGATGGGGTACGGGAGCATCTCCGTTACTTTATGAAGGCCGTTTATATGTACAGGTGGATAATGAAGAGAATTCTTTCCTGCTTGCACTGGATCCGGAAAGCGGTGAGGAGATATGGAGGGTGAAGCGCGATGAGAAGACCAGCTACAGCACTCCCTTTATCTGGAAGAACAGTAAGCGGACCGAGCTGGTGACCGGGGGGCTCAGGGCTCGCTCCTATGATCCGCTTACCGGTGAATTGTTCTGGGAACTCCGGATGGACGGAAGGTACAGCATACCGGGTCCTGTGGCCAGCGACACTCTTCTTTTTATGGGCAATGCCGGCTTCCGGGATGTACCCGGAACATTTTTTGCCATTAAGGCCGGAGCAGAAGGAGATATTTCCCCGGATTCCATCAGCGCTTCCAGGGAGGGACTGGCCTGGTTTAAGGCGGATGCCCCGACCGGAAATCCATCCCCGCTCTTATATGAAGGGCTGTTGTACCTTTTAGGGAGCAGGGGCGGCGAACTGGCTTGCCTGGATGCTGAAACGGGAGAGATCGTTTATCAGGAAAAACTGGATGGTGTCGGAGCCTGCTGGGCGAGCCCATGGGCGCATGCGGACAAGATCTTCTTTACGGACGAAAGGGGGATCACCAAGGTAATCCGGGCAGGCCGGGAATTTGAATTCTTGCACGAGAACAGCCTGGATGACCGTTTCTGGGCATCCGTAGCTGTGGCGGGGGACGCCTATATATTTAAAGGAGATAAGAAACTGTATTGCATTAAGAAATAA
- a CDS encoding xanthan lyase has protein sequence MHRFLNHAALFLLNLFLFTSLFAREPAVMKDSVAKALVRHHADSLLNGPWFRSLTGYQKTDSTSILSVTILKKPDRIWVHADKQLAYAPFREATVDSLLSGIRSRLGAPYDSYEIELFSDRVNIRTLVPNHYRSSAKLMDRNRTPGQLKRKSPPLVSHLSRPHLSRSALHNINIALWHSHGWYYEPKLNRWEWQRARIFQTVEDIYPLSYTLPFLVPMLENAGATVLMPRERDWQVHEVIVDNDGSSGNSLYVAPEYLETSVPGSGFGLGFPPYVNENPFRLGSYQTMQSDRQATGSIQWIPEIPETGDYAVYVSYQASPQNSSDALYRVHHSGGMSEFNINQQMGGGTWIYLGRFRFEKGIHTAGGRVVLLNQGARRGKTISADAVKFGGGMGNISRNGFTSQRPRYQEGARYYLQYAGMPDTLVWKLNDSNDYNDDYQSRGEWVNYLMGAPSGPAANRQARGLGIPVDLSLAFHTDAGITGNDTVIGTLGIYSTTTRGGVFPGGLSKMASRDLTDLVQSQIVEDLRAVHDPAWTRRGMWDRGYSEAFRPNVPTMLLELFSHQNFIDMRFGQEPMFRFHVSRAIYKGILKFLDTQYGTRYTVQPLPVDHFQSGFDGDGNIVLSWKAVSDPLEPTAEAESFIVYTRINGGGYDRGTAVSQTRFVLDQVQAGAIYSFKVCAVNRGGESFPSEELSIGKAPDSKGSVAIINAFDRTSGPAWFDDTKHAGFMNMVDQGVPYLVDLHTVGDQFDFSKESPWLDDDSPGHGASYANLETRVIPGNSFNFSYIHGLSILKAGYSFVSFSDEAVSGDSLDLSGYALVDYLAGEERSTWMPKNDSVCHYQVWSPGMLNVLDAYLKSGGALFVTGAHIASDMHMQKQDSVAGSLFKFKWRTSNASRLGLVYSMDPVFAEMDEPFHFNTDADSAIYTVEGADALEPADSTAITLMRYSENNMSAGVAFRGEYGIVALGFPFETLVEQEMRDLLMSRTINYLLKKKDDE, from the coding sequence ATGCATAGATTTCTGAACCACGCTGCCCTTTTCTTATTGAACTTATTTCTGTTTACCTCCCTATTCGCCCGGGAACCTGCAGTTATGAAAGACTCTGTGGCAAAGGCCCTGGTGCGGCACCATGCGGATTCATTGCTCAACGGTCCATGGTTCCGCAGCCTGACGGGCTACCAGAAAACAGACTCCACCTCCATATTGTCGGTTACGATCCTGAAGAAGCCCGACAGGATCTGGGTGCATGCAGATAAACAGCTGGCCTATGCTCCCTTTCGGGAGGCAACTGTTGATTCACTTTTATCAGGGATCCGGTCGCGCCTGGGAGCCCCCTACGACAGCTACGAAATAGAACTTTTTTCGGACCGGGTGAATATCCGGACCCTGGTACCCAATCACTATCGCAGTTCCGCTAAACTGATGGACCGGAACCGGACCCCCGGTCAGTTGAAAAGGAAATCCCCTCCGCTGGTAAGCCATCTCTCCAGGCCTCACCTTTCCCGCTCGGCCCTGCATAATATCAACATTGCCCTCTGGCACAGCCACGGCTGGTATTATGAACCCAAACTTAACCGCTGGGAGTGGCAGCGTGCCAGGATCTTTCAGACGGTCGAGGATATCTATCCCCTCTCCTATACCCTGCCTTTTCTGGTCCCCATGCTGGAAAACGCAGGGGCCACTGTGCTGATGCCCCGTGAGCGTGACTGGCAGGTGCATGAGGTCATTGTGGATAATGACGGAAGCAGCGGAAACAGCCTTTATGTGGCACCGGAATACCTGGAGACCAGTGTGCCGGGCAGTGGATTTGGCCTGGGTTTTCCGCCCTATGTGAATGAAAATCCCTTTCGGCTGGGATCCTACCAGACCATGCAGTCCGACCGCCAGGCTACCGGATCCATACAGTGGATCCCGGAAATTCCTGAAACGGGCGACTATGCCGTCTATGTTTCCTATCAGGCCTCGCCGCAGAATAGCAGTGATGCTCTCTACCGGGTGCATCACAGCGGGGGGATGAGCGAATTTAACATCAACCAGCAAATGGGGGGTGGCACCTGGATCTACCTGGGAAGGTTCCGTTTTGAAAAGGGAATTCATACGGCCGGTGGCAGGGTGGTCCTGTTGAACCAGGGGGCCAGGCGGGGAAAGACTATTTCGGCCGATGCGGTTAAGTTCGGAGGGGGCATGGGGAATATTTCCAGGAACGGCTTTACCAGTCAGCGCCCCCGCTATCAGGAGGGTGCCCGCTACTACCTGCAGTATGCCGGGATGCCCGATACCCTGGTCTGGAAACTGAACGATTCCAATGACTATAACGACGACTATCAGTCCCGGGGCGAGTGGGTCAATTACCTGATGGGTGCTCCGTCCGGTCCGGCAGCCAATCGTCAGGCCAGGGGCCTGGGTATTCCCGTAGATCTCTCCCTGGCCTTTCATACCGACGCGGGAATCACCGGCAACGATACCGTGATTGGCACCCTGGGCATCTACAGCACCACCACCCGGGGAGGTGTTTTTCCGGGAGGATTGTCCAAAATGGCCTCCAGAGATCTGACCGATCTGGTACAGTCGCAGATTGTGGAGGATCTGAGGGCAGTCCATGATCCGGCCTGGACCCGGAGAGGGATGTGGGACAGGGGCTACAGCGAGGCTTTCAGGCCCAATGTGCCGACGATGCTGCTGGAACTCTTCTCTCACCAGAATTTCATAGATATGCGCTTTGGCCAGGAACCCATGTTCCGCTTTCATGTGAGCCGCGCCATCTACAAGGGGATCCTGAAGTTCCTGGATACCCAGTACGGGACCAGATATACGGTGCAGCCCCTGCCTGTGGACCATTTTCAGTCCGGCTTTGACGGGGATGGGAATATTGTCCTGAGCTGGAAAGCGGTCAGCGATCCACTGGAACCGACCGCTGAGGCTGAAAGTTTTATAGTCTACACCCGGATTAACGGGGGTGGTTATGATCGTGGTACAGCGGTGAGTCAAACACGCTTTGTTCTGGATCAGGTACAAGCCGGTGCCATCTACTCCTTTAAGGTTTGCGCAGTAAACAGGGGGGGGGAGAGTTTCCCGTCGGAGGAACTTTCCATAGGCAAAGCGCCTGATTCAAAAGGAAGCGTGGCGATCATCAACGCCTTTGACCGTACCAGTGGTCCGGCCTGGTTCGACGATACGAAACACGCCGGGTTCATGAATATGGTCGATCAGGGCGTGCCTTACCTGGTGGATCTCCATACCGTGGGGGACCAGTTCGATTTCAGCAAGGAGTCGCCCTGGCTGGATGATGACTCTCCCGGTCACGGAGCCTCTTATGCCAACCTGGAAACCCGGGTAATTCCGGGTAACAGTTTTAATTTTAGCTACATACATGGTCTCTCCATTCTAAAGGCCGGCTATTCCTTTGTTTCCTTCAGTGATGAAGCTGTGAGCGGTGATTCCCTGGACCTGTCGGGCTATGCGCTCGTGGACTACCTGGCCGGGGAGGAGCGGTCCACCTGGATGCCGAAAAACGATTCGGTATGCCATTACCAGGTCTGGTCCCCCGGTATGTTGAACGTGCTGGATGCTTATTTGAAGAGCGGAGGGGCCCTGTTTGTAACAGGAGCGCACATTGCCTCCGATATGCATATGCAGAAGCAGGACAGTGTGGCAGGCAGCCTTTTTAAGTTCAAATGGAGAACCAGCAATGCTTCCCGCCTGGGACTGGTTTACAGTATGGATCCCGTGTTTGCGGAAATGGACGAGCCGTTTCACTTTAATACGGATGCAGATTCAGCCATTTATACCGTGGAGGGTGCCGATGCCCTGGAACCGGCCGATTCCACGGCCATCACCCTGATGAGGTATTCGGAGAATAACATGAGCGCGGGGGTGGCCTTCCGGGGAGAGTATGGCATCGTGGCCCTGGGATTCCCCTTTGAGACCCTGGTGGAACAGGAGATGAGAGATCTCCTTATGAGCCGTACCATAAATTACCTGTTGAAAAAGAAAGATGATGAATAG
- a CDS encoding FAD-binding and (Fe-S)-binding domain-containing protein codes for MSSLQKRLSGAIGKNLVHTDDLTLISTAADAGCYRKIPKIVLNPQTEKQLIESLRILNETGTPVTFRAAGTSLSGQAISDSVLLQARGDHWSHYEILEEGRLIKAEPGITGTRLNQLLAHSGMKFGPDPASISSAMVGGIIANNASGMSCGIHANSYATIRSARIIFPDGTLLDTASRESCESFLGSRPELVSVIMKIRDEILSRPELVNKIRKKYSIKNTTGYGMNAFLDYEDPIEIILHLMVGSEGTLGFVSEATFATLPLKPFRASSLIYFKDLEAACNAVPLLREARVPAIEIMDRKALRSVENNKGIPEYLKSLGREVTALLIDLEEESPEALDTLIERTRKALSGFELVRDFEVTTDLKQITDYWNVRKGVFPSVGGMRKPGTSVIIEDVAVSAEHLTDAVMEMRRMLDRLGYEEAVIYGHVLDGNLHFIFSQDFHRPEELKQYEEMILQLTRLVVDKYDGSLKAEHGTGLNMAPFVSYEWGEELYSFMKEIKQTFDPGGILNPDVIISGDPELHLKNFKPMPVIDEAVDQCIECGFCEINCLTTGLTLSARQRIVVQREIERLSRLGKSPEKVRSLGKAFAYQGEGSCAGDGLCAVTCPLSIDTGVLIKHLRARNNERKRPGNPIATRIGEHFPAIHFFVRSGLGFMTALYRLIPFKKIWIWDHHMPRPVRKSALKAPEYSGEKGKKKVVYFPSCINQSMGTAVREKQKKSLVKVTVEVLEKAGFEVICPEHMNRLCCGTPWESKGFFDIADAKSGELEKALLKASQDGAYPVLCDTSPCTHRMKRVMTNKLDLYEPVEFIHDHLLDKLDLKKTKEALAFHVSCTSTRMGLEEKFRAVARACTENPVFPEEVGCCGFAGNKGFTRPEINTWALRNLKLQVDRLAAGYSNSRTCEIGLSRNSGIDYRSVMYLVRDSIKE; via the coding sequence ATGAGCAGCCTTCAAAAAAGACTTTCCGGCGCCATCGGCAAAAACCTAGTTCACACCGACGATCTGACCCTGATTTCCACTGCAGCAGATGCAGGATGTTACCGCAAGATACCAAAGATTGTACTGAACCCGCAAACGGAAAAGCAGCTTATTGAATCCCTGAGAATTCTGAATGAAACAGGAACTCCGGTCACTTTCCGTGCGGCCGGGACCAGCCTTTCCGGGCAGGCCATCTCCGATTCCGTACTTCTGCAGGCCAGGGGGGATCACTGGAGCCATTATGAGATTCTGGAAGAGGGTCGCCTGATCAAAGCTGAACCGGGAATCACCGGCACCAGGCTCAATCAGCTTCTGGCTCATTCGGGGATGAAATTCGGTCCCGATCCGGCCTCCATCTCTTCAGCCATGGTGGGCGGAATTATTGCCAATAATGCCAGCGGGATGAGCTGCGGGATCCATGCCAACAGCTATGCCACCATAAGGTCTGCCCGAATCATCTTTCCGGATGGCACCCTGCTGGATACAGCCAGCAGGGAAAGTTGTGAAAGCTTTCTCGGGTCCAGACCGGAACTGGTTTCAGTCATCATGAAGATCCGGGACGAAATCCTTTCCAGGCCTGAGCTTGTTAATAAGATCCGGAAGAAATACAGCATTAAAAACACCACCGGTTACGGGATGAACGCCTTCCTGGACTATGAAGACCCCATAGAGATCATCCTCCACCTGATGGTAGGTTCCGAAGGCACCCTGGGCTTCGTATCAGAAGCCACCTTTGCCACCCTTCCGCTTAAGCCATTCAGGGCCTCCTCGCTGATTTACTTCAAAGACCTGGAAGCGGCCTGTAATGCCGTTCCGCTGTTAAGGGAAGCCAGAGTCCCCGCCATTGAGATCATGGATCGCAAAGCCCTCCGGTCGGTGGAGAACAACAAGGGTATTCCGGAGTACCTCAAATCGCTGGGCAGGGAAGTGACCGCCCTGCTGATCGATCTGGAGGAAGAAAGCCCCGAGGCACTGGACACACTGATCGAAAGAACCCGGAAAGCTCTTTCGGGCTTTGAGCTGGTCAGGGATTTCGAAGTGACCACCGATCTGAAACAGATCACGGATTACTGGAATGTCCGCAAAGGGGTCTTCCCTTCAGTGGGAGGAATGCGTAAACCGGGAACCAGCGTGATTATCGAGGACGTGGCCGTCAGCGCGGAGCACCTGACAGACGCCGTTATGGAAATGCGCCGGATGCTCGACAGGCTGGGCTATGAAGAGGCTGTCATTTATGGTCATGTGCTGGACGGGAATCTCCATTTCATATTTTCCCAGGACTTTCACAGGCCTGAAGAGCTGAAGCAATATGAAGAAATGATCCTTCAACTCACCAGGCTGGTCGTGGATAAGTATGACGGATCCCTGAAGGCCGAGCACGGCACCGGGCTTAATATGGCCCCTTTTGTTTCCTATGAATGGGGGGAGGAGCTTTACTCTTTTATGAAAGAAATTAAGCAAACCTTTGATCCCGGGGGCATCCTGAATCCCGATGTGATTATCTCCGGGGACCCTGAGCTTCATCTTAAGAATTTTAAACCGATGCCCGTCATCGATGAGGCGGTGGACCAGTGCATCGAATGTGGTTTTTGTGAGATTAACTGCCTCACCACCGGACTGACTCTTTCGGCCCGTCAGCGTATTGTGGTTCAGCGGGAAATCGAGCGGTTGAGCCGCCTGGGCAAGAGCCCCGAAAAAGTCCGGAGCCTCGGCAAAGCCTTTGCATATCAGGGTGAGGGCTCCTGTGCGGGAGACGGACTCTGTGCAGTCACCTGTCCCCTCTCCATCGATACCGGTGTTTTGATCAAACACCTGCGTGCCAGAAACAATGAGCGGAAACGGCCCGGGAATCCCATCGCCACCCGGATCGGAGAGCACTTCCCGGCGATTCACTTTTTTGTGAGGTCGGGATTGGGATTTATGACCGCACTGTACAGACTCATCCCATTTAAAAAGATCTGGATCTGGGACCATCATATGCCCCGGCCGGTGAGGAAGAGCGCCCTGAAAGCGCCTGAATATTCAGGTGAAAAGGGAAAGAAGAAGGTGGTCTACTTCCCCAGCTGCATCAACCAGAGCATGGGGACCGCCGTACGGGAAAAACAAAAGAAATCTCTGGTGAAGGTGACGGTGGAAGTCCTGGAGAAGGCAGGCTTTGAGGTAATCTGTCCGGAACACATGAACAGGCTCTGTTGCGGTACTCCCTGGGAGAGCAAGGGATTCTTTGACATTGCCGATGCCAAATCCGGTGAACTGGAGAAAGCCCTTCTAAAAGCCAGCCAGGATGGAGCATACCCGGTGCTCTGCGATACCAGTCCATGCACCCACCGGATGAAACGGGTCATGACAAATAAGCTGGACCTTTACGAACCGGTAGAGTTTATCCACGACCACCTGCTGGACAAACTGGATCTGAAAAAAACGAAAGAAGCCCTGGCCTTCCATGTGTCCTGTACCAGTACCAGGATGGGGCTGGAGGAAAAGTTCAGGGCCGTGGCCAGGGCATGCACGGAGAACCCGGTCTTTCCGGAAGAGGTCGGTTGCTGCGGTTTTGCGGGAAATAAAGGCTTTACCCGGCCCGAAATTAATACCTGGGCCCTGAGAAACCTGAAACTGCAGGTGGACCGGCTTGCGGCAGGCTATTCCAATAGCCGGACCTGCGAAATTGGGCTCTCCCGGAACAGCGGAATTGACTACAGATCCGTGATGTACCTGGTGAGGGACTCCATCAAAGAATAA
- a CDS encoding DoxX family protein translates to MKHPGLKQVLITIIRAAIGWHFLYEGLSKLFMENWSAQSYLANATGFLSGFYHWLASGESLVRMVDFMNVYGLILIGLALFLGLFIRLASAGGILLLVLYYFAYPPFGISLFGSVEGHFYIVNRNFIEAFLLLWFVASTPAGYGISNLYRWWKSKEAAENQGAEGTNSRREALKNLATLPILGAMGWGAFRHVGKEVDVMSGATIQLNFKSLADLKGELPSGKIGPHEISRLVAGGNLVGGWAHARDLIYVSSLFKAYNTERKVYETLMLAEQAGINTINIGFPTNVLIAKYKKATGSKIKVISQVHPDMEKEDYYVNIDKAIDYGVDIVQIQGNQVDWLVRDDRIDVVEKMMDHIRRQGYVAGLASHTVDALIATEEAGIIPDYYMKTMHHDNYWSAHPMENRVPFEVDGKNYLDHNKFHNNCFCLFPDKTTEFVARATVPVMGFKVLAAGAIAPEDGFNWAFEKGADFICVGMFDFQIVEDVNITIDVLNKLQNRTRKWYG, encoded by the coding sequence ATGAAACATCCCGGTTTAAAACAAGTGCTTATTACCATTATTCGTGCCGCCATCGGGTGGCACTTTCTATATGAGGGTCTCTCCAAACTCTTTATGGAGAACTGGTCGGCCCAGAGTTACCTGGCCAATGCCACCGGCTTCCTTTCCGGCTTTTACCACTGGCTGGCCTCCGGGGAGAGTCTGGTGCGGATGGTCGATTTTATGAATGTCTATGGCTTGATCCTTATTGGACTGGCCCTGTTCCTGGGGCTGTTTATCCGGCTGGCTTCTGCAGGGGGTATCCTCCTTCTGGTACTGTATTACTTTGCTTATCCGCCTTTTGGCATCTCTTTGTTCGGTTCGGTGGAAGGTCACTTTTATATTGTCAACCGCAATTTTATTGAAGCTTTCCTCTTACTCTGGTTTGTGGCAAGCACTCCTGCCGGATACGGGATTTCAAACCTGTACCGGTGGTGGAAGAGCAAAGAAGCCGCGGAAAATCAAGGGGCAGAGGGAACAAATTCACGCCGTGAGGCCCTGAAAAACCTGGCCACCCTTCCCATTCTGGGAGCCATGGGATGGGGCGCCTTCCGTCATGTGGGAAAAGAGGTGGATGTGATGTCCGGTGCTACCATCCAGTTGAATTTTAAGTCCCTGGCAGATCTGAAAGGAGAGCTTCCCTCAGGTAAGATTGGTCCGCACGAGATCAGCAGGCTGGTTGCCGGAGGCAACCTGGTTGGAGGATGGGCCCATGCCCGGGACTTGATTTATGTTTCCTCCCTTTTCAAAGCCTATAACACCGAACGCAAGGTTTATGAAACCCTGATGCTGGCCGAACAGGCCGGGATCAATACCATTAACATAGGCTTCCCGACCAACGTCCTGATCGCCAAATACAAGAAAGCCACCGGAAGCAAGATCAAGGTCATCTCGCAGGTCCATCCGGATATGGAGAAGGAAGACTACTATGTGAATATTGACAAAGCTATCGATTACGGGGTGGATATTGTTCAGATCCAGGGGAACCAGGTCGACTGGCTGGTAAGGGATGATCGCATCGATGTGGTGGAGAAGATGATGGATCATATCCGCAGGCAGGGTTATGTGGCCGGACTGGCCTCGCACACCGTGGATGCACTTATTGCAACCGAAGAAGCGGGTATCATTCCGGACTATTATATGAAGACCATGCATCACGATAATTACTGGTCGGCTCATCCCATGGAGAACCGGGTTCCTTTTGAAGTGGACGGAAAGAATTACCTGGATCATAATAAGTTCCATAATAATTGCTTCTGCCTCTTTCCCGATAAGACCACCGAGTTTGTGGCCCGGGCCACCGTGCCGGTGATGGGCTTTAAAGTGCTCGCCGCCGGGGCCATAGCACCTGAAGACGGATTTAACTGGGCCTTTGAGAAAGGGGCCGACTTCATCTGCGTGGGTATGTTCGACTTCCAGATCGTGGAGGATGTAAATATCACCATCGATGTTCTCAATAAACTGCAGAACCGTACCAGGAAGTGGTACGGCTGA
- a CDS encoding family 16 glycosylhydrolase, translating to MKHLFVFGFFILAATLSGQNWQLVWSDEFDGDALDTDKWSYMTGTGSEYGLDGWGNNELQYYKEENVKVADGMLTITAKRENVATSQFTSGRIRTINLGDWTYGRFEFRAKMPVGQGLWAAIWMLPTDNDYGNWAASGEIDIMEYLGHDTTRVHGTIHYGGPYPQNQSRGTDYITDDTAFHSKFHTFALEWEEGELRWYVDKERYQNLGTGMWYSSAAAFPAPFNRRFHLLINLAVGGNWPGSPDLSTIFPQDLVIDYVRVYEPVYNSVLEQDLQMELGQNHPNPFGDYSSITFSLPSEQHVLLEVFDLTGRKVQTLANERYGPGSHTVGVEARILEPGLYSYRLQAGSNTSTRQMLIL from the coding sequence ATGAAGCACTTGTTTGTATTTGGTTTTTTTATCCTAGCTGCAACTTTAAGCGGCCAGAACTGGCAACTGGTGTGGTCCGATGAGTTTGACGGGGATGCCCTGGATACGGACAAGTGGTCCTACATGACCGGAACGGGTTCGGAATACGGCCTGGACGGCTGGGGAAACAATGAGCTGCAGTATTACAAAGAGGAGAATGTGAAGGTGGCCGATGGGATGCTGACCATTACAGCCAAAAGAGAGAATGTTGCTACGAGCCAGTTTACTTCGGGAAGGATCCGGACCATCAACCTGGGCGACTGGACCTACGGGCGCTTTGAATTCCGGGCAAAGATGCCTGTGGGACAGGGACTCTGGGCCGCTATCTGGATGCTTCCTACGGACAATGATTATGGCAACTGGGCCGCCAGCGGTGAGATCGATATCATGGAATACCTGGGGCACGACACCACCCGGGTGCACGGGACCATCCACTATGGAGGGCCATATCCGCAAAACCAGTCCCGGGGAACGGATTATATAACAGATGACACCGCCTTCCACAGCAAGTTTCATACCTTCGCCCTGGAGTGGGAAGAGGGAGAGCTTCGCTGGTATGTGGATAAAGAACGATACCAGAACCTGGGTACCGGGATGTGGTACAGCAGTGCTGCTGCTTTCCCGGCACCCTTTAACCGGAGATTTCACCTGCTGATCAACCTGGCCGTGGGCGGGAACTGGCCCGGATCGCCCGACCTGAGCACCATTTTTCCCCAGGATCTGGTGATCGATTATGTGAGAGTCTACGAACCTGTTTACAATAGCGTGCTGGAGCAGGACCTGCAGATGGAGCTGGGGCAGAACCACCCCAATCCCTTTGGCGATTATTCAAGCATCACCTTTTCCCTTCCCTCCGAGCAACATGTGCTGCTGGAAGTGTTTGACCTGACCGGAAGAAAGGTGCAAACCCTGGCAAATGAACGCTACGGGCCCGGATCACACACGGTGGGCGTGGAAGCCAGAATCCTTGAACCGGGTTTATATTCTTACCGCCTTCAGGCCGGAAGCAATACAAGTACCCGGCAGATGCTTATTCTTTGA
- a CDS encoding DUF1343 domain-containing protein gives MKQHPAHRKFALLFLLFAMFQTAHSQVKTGIEVLADRDFDLLRGKRVGLVTNPTGVDKSLRSTIDILFEHVKLTALFGPEHGVRGDFSAGDHVGDQVDAQTGIPVYSLYGKSRKPSREMLEQVDVIVYDIQDIGVRSYTYISTMGLVMEAAAEMDKEVLILDRPNPLGGLRVEGPLVEEGFHSFVSQYSIPYIYGLTCGELALMLNGEGMLKDGRTCKLQVVPMEGWHREMTFETSGLPWVPASPHIPDYHTAFFYPATGIIGELDPNMIGIGYTLPFQLLATENIDALRLAHAMNSLEIEGVEFRPIWFKPYYMAKQGTPLQGVQIHLTDPRKAPLTSIQFWFLQEARKLDPDFDPFEGKEGRYDMFDKVCGTDHIRTSLMSNFDFSALSEYWNRDVDGFRQRSAPYYLYK, from the coding sequence ATGAAACAGCACCCGGCTCACCGCAAATTTGCACTTCTTTTCCTTCTTTTCGCCATGTTTCAAACAGCACATTCTCAGGTAAAAACCGGGATTGAGGTTCTGGCTGACCGGGACTTTGATTTGCTCCGGGGCAAACGGGTCGGACTGGTGACCAATCCCACCGGTGTCGACAAATCGCTTCGCTCCACCATCGATATCCTCTTTGAACATGTGAAGCTGACGGCTCTCTTCGGTCCGGAGCATGGAGTCCGGGGAGACTTCTCTGCAGGTGATCATGTGGGGGACCAGGTGGATGCACAAACAGGGATCCCCGTATACTCCCTGTACGGGAAGAGCAGAAAACCGAGCAGGGAGATGCTGGAACAGGTGGATGTGATCGTGTATGACATCCAGGATATCGGGGTTCGCTCCTATACCTATATCAGTACCATGGGCCTGGTGATGGAGGCGGCTGCCGAAATGGACAAGGAGGTGCTGATCCTCGACCGTCCCAATCCCCTGGGGGGGCTCCGGGTGGAGGGGCCGCTGGTGGAAGAGGGTTTTCACTCTTTTGTAAGCCAGTACAGCATTCCCTATATCTACGGTCTGACCTGCGGGGAGCTGGCCCTGATGCTGAACGGCGAGGGGATGCTGAAGGATGGCAGGACCTGTAAATTACAGGTGGTTCCCATGGAGGGCTGGCACCGGGAAATGACTTTTGAAACAAGCGGACTGCCCTGGGTACCTGCCTCACCCCATATTCCGGATTACCACACCGCCTTTTTTTATCCGGCCACCGGGATCATCGGAGAACTCGATCCCAATATGATCGGCATTGGATATACCCTTCCGTTTCAGCTGCTGGCCACTGAAAATATCGATGCCCTCCGGCTGGCCCATGCTATGAATTCCCTGGAAATAGAGGGGGTAGAGTTTCGTCCCATCTGGTTCAAGCCTTACTATATGGCTAAACAGGGAACTCCCCTGCAAGGGGTTCAGATACACCTGACGGATCCCCGGAAGGCTCCGCTGACCAGCATTCAATTCTGGTTTTTGCAGGAGGCCCGGAAGCTGGATCCGGATTTTGATCCCTTCGAAGGAAAGGAGGGCAGGTACGACATGTTCGATAAGGTTTGCGGCACGGATCACATTCGCACCTCCCTGATGAGCAACTTTGACTTTTCTGCCCTGTCGGAGTACTGGAACAGGGATGTGGACGGGTTCAGGCAGCGCTCCGCACCGTATTATCTTTATAAATAG